A window of Solanum stenotomum isolate F172 chromosome 3, ASM1918654v1, whole genome shotgun sequence contains these coding sequences:
- the LOC125858216 gene encoding aspartic protease inhibitor 7 yields MMKCLFFLCLCLFPILVFSSTFTSQNPINLPSESPVPKPVLDTNGKKLNPNSSYRIISTFWGALGGDVYLGKSPNSDAPCPDGVFRYNSDVGPSGTPVRFIPLSTNIFEDQLLNIQFNIPTVRLCVSYTIWKVGNLNAYFRTMLLETGGTIGQADSSYFKIVKSSNFGYNLLYCPVTRHFLCPFCRDDNFCAKVGVVIQNGKRRLALVNENPLDVLFQEV; encoded by the coding sequence atgatgaagtgtttatttttcttatgtttgtgTTTGTTTCCTATTTTGGTGTTTTCATCAACTTTCACTTCCCAAAATCCCATCAACCTACCCAGTGAATCTCCTGTACCTAAGCCGGTACTTGACACAAATGGTAAAAAACTGAATCCTAATTCGAGTTATCGCATTATTTCCACATTTTGGGGTGCCTTAGGTGGTGATGTGTACCTAGGAAAGTCCCCAAATTCAGATGCCCCTTGTCCAGATGGCGTATTCCGTTACAATTCCGATGTTGGACCTAGCGGTACACCCGTTAGATTCATTCCGTTATCTACAAATATCTTTGAAGATCAACTACTTAACATACAATTCAATATTCCAACAGTGAGATTGTGTGTTAGTTATACAATTTGGAAAGTCGGAAATCTAAATGCATATTTTAGGACGATGTTGTTGGAGACGGGAGGAACCATAGGGCAAGCAGATAGCAGCTATTTCAAgattgttaaatcatcaaattTTGGTTACAACTTATTGTATTGCCCTGTTACTCGCCATTTTCTTTGTCCATTTTGTCGTGATGATAACTTCTGTGCAAAAGTGGGTGTAGTTATTCAAAATGGAAAAAGGCGTTTGGCTCTTGTCAACGAAAATCCTCTTGATGTCTTATTCCAGGAAGTCTAG